A region of Leptidea sinapis chromosome 4, ilLepSina1.1, whole genome shotgun sequence DNA encodes the following proteins:
- the LOC126979903 gene encoding NADH dehydrogenase [ubiquinone] flavoprotein 1, mitochondrial isoform X2: MAGTLARIVQGTKSHIGVIGPLVNISHGSVRFQQTKTTFGPLADADRVFTNLYGRHEWRLKGALSRGDWYMTKQILEKGTDWIVNELKTSGLRGRGGAGFPTGMKWSFMNKPSDGRPKYLVVNADEGEPGTCKDREIMRHDPHKLIEGCLIAGRAMGAQAAYIYIRGEFYNEASNLQVAIAEAYQAGYIGKNACGSGYDFDVFVHRGAGAYICGEETALIESIEGKQGKPRLKPPFPADVGLFGCPTTVNNVETIAVAPTICRRGGSWFASFGRTRNSGTKLFNISGHVNTPCTVEEEMSIPLKELIERHAGGIRGGWDNLLAIIPGGSSTPLIPKHVCETAIMDFDGLVAAQTSLGTAAIIVMDKSTDIIKAIARLIMFYKHESCGQCTPCREGVSWMNKIMYRFVEGNASPKEIDMLWEISKQIEGHTICALGDGAAWPVQGLIRHFRPEIESRMQSYAMQCGKSKAERLY; encoded by the exons ATGGCTGGTACCTTGGCGAGAATCGTTCAGGGAACAAAGTCGCATATAG GTGTTATTGGACCTCTTGTAAATATCAGCCATGGTTCAGTACGTTTTCAGCAAACAAAGACCACTTTTGGTCCATTGGCTGACGCTGATCGTGTCTTCACCAATCTCTATGGAAGACATGAGTGGCGTTTAAAAGGAGCTTTATCTCGTGGGGATTGGTATATGACGAAACAAATCTTGGAAAAGGGTACTGACTGGATTGTCA ATGAACTCAAAACTTCTGGCCTCCGTGGAAGAGGTGGTGCAGGTTTCCCAACTGGTATGAAATGGTCATTTATGAACAAGCCTTCAGATGGACGACCAAAGTATCTGGTTGTCAATGCAGATGAGGGTGAACCTGGTACATGTAAAGATAGGGAGATCATGCGCCATGATCCCCACAAACTGATTGAAGGTTGTTTGATAGCCGGGAGAGCTATGGGAGCTCAAGCGGCCTATATCTATATTAGAGGGGAGTTTTACAACGAAGCCAGCAATTTACAAGTTGCTATAGCCGAG GCATACCAAGCTGGTTATATTGGAAAAAATGCATGTGGCTCTGGGTATGACTTTGATGTGTTTGTCCATCGTGGAGCAGGTGCATATATTTGTGGAGAGGAAACTGCACTGATAGAGTCAATTGAGGGAAAGCAGGGTAAGCCACGCTTGAAGCCTCCATTCCCAGCTGATGTCGGTCTGTTTGGATGTCCCACCACTGTGAACAATGTTGAGACTATTGCAGTTGCACCG ACAATTTGCCGCAGGGGTGGCTCATGGTTTGCTTCGTTTGGTCGCACACGAAATTCAGGTACCAAGTTGTTTAACATCTCTGGTCATGTGAACACACCCTGCACTGTTGAAGAAGAGATGAGCATTCCGTTAAAGGAGCTAATTGAAAGACATGCGGGTGGAATCCGAGGAGGATGGGACAACTTATTAGCTATAATACCTGGAGGTTCATCTACACCTCTTATACCAAAACA TGTTTGTGAAACCGCTATCATGGACTTTGATGGTCTGGTGGCCGCCCAGACATCTCTGGGTACGGCAGCTATCATAGTGATGGACAAATCCACAGACATTATTAAAGCTATTGCTCGTCTGATAATGTTCTACAAGCATGAATCTTGTGGCCAGTGCACACCTTGCAGGGAGGGAGTCTCGTGGATGAACAAGATTATGTACAG ATTTGTTGAGGGCAATGCTTCACCTAAAGAAATTGACATGCTGTGGGAGATCTCAAAGCAAATTGAAg GTCACACAATCTGCGCTCTGGGCGACGGAGCCGCGTGGCCGGTCCAGGGACTCATCAGACACTTCCGCCCAGAGATCGAGTCGAGGATGCAGAGTTACGCCATGCAATGCGGCAAGAGCAAAGCCGAGCGTCTCTACTAG
- the LOC126979903 gene encoding NADH dehydrogenase [ubiquinone] flavoprotein 1, mitochondrial isoform X1 — MAGTLARIVQGTKSHIGGVIGPLVNISHGSVRFQQTKTTFGPLADADRVFTNLYGRHEWRLKGALSRGDWYMTKQILEKGTDWIVNELKTSGLRGRGGAGFPTGMKWSFMNKPSDGRPKYLVVNADEGEPGTCKDREIMRHDPHKLIEGCLIAGRAMGAQAAYIYIRGEFYNEASNLQVAIAEAYQAGYIGKNACGSGYDFDVFVHRGAGAYICGEETALIESIEGKQGKPRLKPPFPADVGLFGCPTTVNNVETIAVAPTICRRGGSWFASFGRTRNSGTKLFNISGHVNTPCTVEEEMSIPLKELIERHAGGIRGGWDNLLAIIPGGSSTPLIPKHVCETAIMDFDGLVAAQTSLGTAAIIVMDKSTDIIKAIARLIMFYKHESCGQCTPCREGVSWMNKIMYRFVEGNASPKEIDMLWEISKQIEGHTICALGDGAAWPVQGLIRHFRPEIESRMQSYAMQCGKSKAERLY, encoded by the exons ATGGCTGGTACCTTGGCGAGAATCGTTCAGGGAACAAAGTCGCATATAGGTG GTGTTATTGGACCTCTTGTAAATATCAGCCATGGTTCAGTACGTTTTCAGCAAACAAAGACCACTTTTGGTCCATTGGCTGACGCTGATCGTGTCTTCACCAATCTCTATGGAAGACATGAGTGGCGTTTAAAAGGAGCTTTATCTCGTGGGGATTGGTATATGACGAAACAAATCTTGGAAAAGGGTACTGACTGGATTGTCA ATGAACTCAAAACTTCTGGCCTCCGTGGAAGAGGTGGTGCAGGTTTCCCAACTGGTATGAAATGGTCATTTATGAACAAGCCTTCAGATGGACGACCAAAGTATCTGGTTGTCAATGCAGATGAGGGTGAACCTGGTACATGTAAAGATAGGGAGATCATGCGCCATGATCCCCACAAACTGATTGAAGGTTGTTTGATAGCCGGGAGAGCTATGGGAGCTCAAGCGGCCTATATCTATATTAGAGGGGAGTTTTACAACGAAGCCAGCAATTTACAAGTTGCTATAGCCGAG GCATACCAAGCTGGTTATATTGGAAAAAATGCATGTGGCTCTGGGTATGACTTTGATGTGTTTGTCCATCGTGGAGCAGGTGCATATATTTGTGGAGAGGAAACTGCACTGATAGAGTCAATTGAGGGAAAGCAGGGTAAGCCACGCTTGAAGCCTCCATTCCCAGCTGATGTCGGTCTGTTTGGATGTCCCACCACTGTGAACAATGTTGAGACTATTGCAGTTGCACCG ACAATTTGCCGCAGGGGTGGCTCATGGTTTGCTTCGTTTGGTCGCACACGAAATTCAGGTACCAAGTTGTTTAACATCTCTGGTCATGTGAACACACCCTGCACTGTTGAAGAAGAGATGAGCATTCCGTTAAAGGAGCTAATTGAAAGACATGCGGGTGGAATCCGAGGAGGATGGGACAACTTATTAGCTATAATACCTGGAGGTTCATCTACACCTCTTATACCAAAACA TGTTTGTGAAACCGCTATCATGGACTTTGATGGTCTGGTGGCCGCCCAGACATCTCTGGGTACGGCAGCTATCATAGTGATGGACAAATCCACAGACATTATTAAAGCTATTGCTCGTCTGATAATGTTCTACAAGCATGAATCTTGTGGCCAGTGCACACCTTGCAGGGAGGGAGTCTCGTGGATGAACAAGATTATGTACAG ATTTGTTGAGGGCAATGCTTCACCTAAAGAAATTGACATGCTGTGGGAGATCTCAAAGCAAATTGAAg GTCACACAATCTGCGCTCTGGGCGACGGAGCCGCGTGGCCGGTCCAGGGACTCATCAGACACTTCCGCCCAGAGATCGAGTCGAGGATGCAGAGTTACGCCATGCAATGCGGCAAGAGCAAAGCCGAGCGTCTCTACTAG
- the LOC126979929 gene encoding beta-lactamase-like protein 2 homolog, with protein sequence MAAVIPAVTRLSNRIIRILGCNPGPMTLQGTNTYLIGTGKDRILLDTGDKDIKQYQKHLSEVVSAEKINIEHIVLTHWHHDHIGGVENIYGTIAKSPTIWKHKRHESDGVDKDLPPSLPLKWLTDGQEIKVEGATLKIHHTPGHTTDHVVLTLIEDNILFSGDCILGEGTAVFEDLYTYMKSLQRILELKPGVIYPGHGNVVEDPLEKIKYYIEHRNMREDQILNALKDNANKHFNEMELVKLIYRDTPEHLWAAAAYNVNHHLTKLTKENKIECININGENKWKIISGQSNL encoded by the exons ATGGCAGCTGTAATCCCAGCAGTAACTAGGCTATCAAATAGAATAATAAGAATTCTGGGTTGTAACCCAGGTCCTATGACCCTTCAAGGAACAAATACTTATCTAATCGGTACCGGCAAGGA TCGCATCCTATTGGACACAGGTGACAAAGATATCAAACAGTATCAGAAACATTTATCTGAAGTTGTATCtgcagaaaaaataaatattgagcaTATTGTACTTACACATTGGCATCATGATCACATTGGTGGAGTTGAAAATATCTATGGGACCATAGCAA AATCACCTACAATCTGGAAACATAAAAGACATGAAAGTGATGGAGTTGACAAGGATTTACCACCATCCTTACCATTAAAATGGTTAACAGATGGCCAAGAGATAAAAGTGGAAGGAGCAACTTTAAAAATACATCACACCCCAGGGCACACAACGGACCATGTGGTCCTAACATTAATAGAAGACAATATACTGTTCAGTGGAGACTGCATTTTGGGGGAGGGAACAGCAGTGTTTGAAGACCTTTACACATATATGAAAAGCTTACAAAGAATATTGGAATTGAAACCAGGTGTCATTTATCCGGGACATGGAAATGTTGTTGAG gATCCTTTGGAAAAGATCAAATATTACATTGAACATAGAAATATGAGGGAAGATCAAATTTTAAATGCTCTAAAGGATAatgcaaataaacattttaatgaaatGGAACTAGTGAAACTTATTTACAGAGACACACCAGAGCATTTGTGGGCAGCAGCCGCATATAATGTTAACCATCATTTAACTAAGTTGACAAAAGAGAATAAAATTGAATGCATTAATATAAATGGGGAAAACAAGTGGAAAATTATTTCAGGGCaaagtaatttataa